A genomic region of Glycine max cultivar Williams 82 chromosome 15, Glycine_max_v4.0, whole genome shotgun sequence contains the following coding sequences:
- the LOC100783032 gene encoding probable polyamine oxidase 5, with the protein MVVKKPRIVIIGAGMAGLTAANKLYTATASKDLFELCVVEGGTRIGGRINTSEFGGDRIEMGATWIHGIGGSPIHKIAQEIHSLHSDQPWECMDGNTDEAITIAEGGFHLHPSIVDPITKLFNTLMEYSQGKKTLTEATSKGAELESYHKLAALAAKLASASASAYNNNNLSVGSFLRQGLEAYQVSKEQEEVKGCGNWSRKLLEEAIFAMHENNQRTYTSADDLLTLDYGAESEYRMFPGEEITIAKGYLSIIESLASVLPPGFVQLGRKVTRIEWQLDDEKRKGAVENGCCSSRPVKLHFCDGSVMSADHVIVTVSLGVLKAAISDDDDDSGMFCPPLPPSKTEAISRLGFGVVNKLFMQLSPTHGEGKHGNEHSNKGFPFLQMVFHSPQSEMGHKKIPWWMRRTATLFPIYNNSSVLLSWFVGEEALALESLKDEEIINGVSSTVSCFLQHSQWQKGSTSSHKLCNGNVNSEERSHHQNEVKFSKVMKSKWGTDPLFLGSYSYVAVGSSGDDLDTMAEPLPKDNSCQPPAASSPLQILFAGEATHRTHYSTTHGAYFSGLREANRLLQHYHCVGIYNN; encoded by the coding sequence ATGGTGGTGAAGAAGCCACGGATTGTGATAATTGGAGCAGGAATGGCAGGTCTCACAGCTGCCAACAAGCTCTACACTGCCACTGCCTCAAAGGACTTGTTTGAGCTGTGTGTTGTGGAGGGTGGAACAAGGATTGGTGGCAGAATCAACACCTCAGAGTTTGGTGGTGACCGCATTGAGATGGGAGCTACATGGATCCATGGAATTGGTGGCAGCCCTATTCACAAGATTGCCCAAGAGATCCACTCACTCCACTCAGACCAACCTTGGGAGTGCATGGATGGCAACACTGATGAGGCCATCACCATTGCTGAAGGTGGCTTTCACCTCCACCCTTCCATTGTTGACCCCATCACGAAGCTCTTCAACACCCTCATGGAATATTCTCAAGGTAAGAAGACCCTCACTGAGGCCACTTCAAAGGGTGCTGAACTTGAAAGCTATCACAAGCTGGCTGCTTTGGCTGCTAAGCTTGCTTCTGCTTCTGCTTCTgcttacaacaacaacaaccttagtGTTGGTTCTTTCCTCAGACAAGGCCTTGAGGCATACCAGGTTTCAAAGGAGCAAGAGGAGGTGAAAGGGTGTGGGAACTGGAGCAGGAAGCTGCTTGAAGAAGCAATCTTTGCAATGCATGAGAACAACCAGAGGACATATACTTCAGCTGATGACCTTTTGACACTGGATTATGGTGCTGAGAGTGAGTACAGAATGTTCCCAGGTGAAGAAATCACTATTGCTAAAGGGTACTTGAGCATAATTGAGTCCTTGGCTTCTGTGTTGCCACCTGGTTTTGTCCAGTTAGGTAGGAAGGTCACAAGGATTGAGTGGCAGCTTGATGATGAGAAGAGGAAGGGTGCTGTGGAAAATGGATGTTGCTCTTCTAGGCCTGTGAAGCTGCATTTTTGTGATGGCTCAGTTATGTCTGCTGATCATGTCATTGTCACAGTTTCACTTGGAGTGTTAAAAGCTGCTAttagtgatgatgatgatgattcaggTATGTTCTGTCCTCCTCTTCCCCCTTCCAAGACTGAGGCTATTTCAAGGCTTGGTTTTGGTGTTGTTAACAAGTTGTTTATGCAATTGAGTCCAACACACGGAGAAGGGAAACATGGAAATGAACACTCTAACAAAGGGTTTCCTTTCTTGCAAATGGTTTTCCATTCACCTCAATCTGAAATGGGGCACAAGAAAATACCCTGGTGGATGAGGAGGACAGCCACCCTTTTCCCCATCTACAACAATTCTAGTGTCCTCTTGTCATGGTTTGTGGGGGAGGAAGCACTAGCACTTGAGTCACTCAAAGATGAAGAGATCATAAATGGGGTTTCATCCACAGTCTCATGCTTTCTACAGCATTCTCAGTGGCAAAAGGGTTCCACCAGTTCACATAAATTGTGCAATGGGAATGTGAATTCTGAGGAGAGATCTCACCACCAAAATGAAGTGAAGTTCAGTAAAGTCATGAAGAGCAAATGGGGAACTGATCCCTTGTTTTTAGGCTCATACAGTTATGTTGCAGTAGGATCAAGTGGTGATGATTTAGATACAATGGCAGAGCCATTGCCAAAAGATAACAGTTGTCAACCTCCTGCAGCTTCATCTCCACTTCAAATTTTGTTTGCAGGGGAAGCAACTCACAGAACTCATTATTCCACAACTCATGGAGCTTACTTCAGTGGTCTTAGGGAAGCCAATAGGCTTCTTCAACATTACCATTGTGTTGGGATTTATAACaactag